Proteins encoded within one genomic window of Brassica rapa cultivar Chiifu-401-42 chromosome A09, CAAS_Brap_v3.01, whole genome shotgun sequence:
- the LOC103842276 gene encoding transcription repressor OFP18 has translation MGKKMKLPFLNKIISYSSPSSSSWPSPSCHQQNPKKIFFRAFFTVNKPKNVNKPEPPSRSFSSSSTTTNIMEKPREIECIENVIRGLKSSKRLIFERRGRSNSILEEVTKEEDSIEGFMLLSLESNDPYLDFKKSMEKMVELHALHHDWRRLEKLLFLLLKVNVKTSHEYICAAFVDLLLNLAVETSKDIAQEPRPVLVEESPSSPLSFYTSYSSSDDTSSTFVRALPENLIDEKRRDVVCCLSSLFEMEEKIIDNIY, from the coding sequence ATGGGGAAGAAAATGAAGCTCCCATTTCTGAACAAGATCATTTCATattcatcaccttcttcctcttcatggCCATCACCGTCTTGTCATCAACAAAAccctaagaaaatatttttcagaGCTTTCTTCACCGTTAACAAACCTAAAAATGTCAACAAACCCGAGCCACCTTCACGcagcttctcctcctcctctacCACCACCAACATCATGGAAAAGCCACGGGAGATAGAGTGTATAGAGAATGTGATTAGGGGACTAAAATCATCAAAAAGACTTATCTTCGAACGTAGAGGAAGATCAAACTCCATACTCGAAGAAGTTACTAAGGAAGAAGATTCTATAGAAGGCTTCATGCTCTTGTCCTTAGAATCAAACGACCCTTACTTGGATTTTAAGAAATCCATGGAAAAGATGGTTGAACTACACGCTCTTCATCATGATTGGAGAAGGCTCGAGAAGCTTCTTTTCTTGTTATTGAAAGTCAACGTTAAGACAAGCCACGAATACATCTGCGCCGCGTTTGTCGACTTGCTCTTAAACTTAGCAGTAGAAACTTCTAAAGACATCGCCCAAGAACCTCGTCCTGTCCTCGTCGAGGAATCTCCATCGTCGCCATTATCATTCTACACGTCGTACTCGTCCTCAGATGATACCTCGTCGACGTTTGTCCGGGCCTTACCGGAGAATTTGATAGATGAGAAGAGAAGGGACGTTGTTTGTTGTTTATCGTCGTTGTTTGAGATGGAGGAGAAGATTATAGACAATATTTATTAG
- the LOC103841184 gene encoding transcription repressor OFP18, which yields MEVPFLNKNFSSSSSSNSNSSSWAWPSCHQNPRTISFRATSIANNYYDVEEEEEEEEEEEEEEEEEEEEEEKPLSAIILSSSFSSTSFTADGIEELPETESIENVIKGIKPSERLIFERTGKSKSILEEMRNKDSCSYPWNQSTFSTISNDSWWRWLRYTPFITAREASKCIMKTTK from the coding sequence ATGGAAGTCCCGTTTCTAAACAAGAATTTTTCATCGTCATCTTCTTCAAATTCAAATTCATCATCATGGGCTTGGCCTTCTTGTCACCAAAACCCTAGAACCATATCTTTCAGAGCCACCAGTATCGCAAACAACTATTACGAcgttgaagaggaagaggaagaggaagaggaagaggaagaggaagaggaagaggaagaggaagaggaagagaagcCACTTTCTGCCATCATCTTATCCTCCTCATTCTCCTCCACATCATTCACGGCTGACGGCATAGAAGAGCTGCCAGAGACCGAGTCCATAGAGAATGTGATCAAAGGTATTAAACCATCAGAAAGACTCATTTTCGAACGAACAGGAAAATCCAAATCTATACTCGAAGAGATGAGGAACAAGGATTCATGCTCTTATCCGTGGAATCAATCCACCTTTTCTACAATTTCAAATGATTCATGGTGGAGATGGTTGAGGTACACACCCTTCATCACAGCTAGAGAAGCCTCAAAATGTATCATGAAGACGACCAAATAG
- the LOC103841185 gene encoding ubiquitin-conjugating enzyme E2 variant 1D isoform X1, translating into MTLGSGGSSVVVPRNFRLLEELERGEKGIGDGTVSYGMDDGDDIYMRSWTGTIIGPHNVTVHEGRIYQLKLFCDKDYPEKPPTVRFHSRVNMTCVNHETGVVDPKKFGLLANWQREYTMENILVQLKKEMAASHNRKLVQPPEGTCF; encoded by the exons ATGACTCTCGGCTCTGGAGGATCGAGTGTCGTCG TTCCGAGAAACTTCCGGTTGCTGGAGGAACTGGAACGTGGGGAGAAAGGTATTGGAGATGGAACTGTGAGCTATGGAATGGACGATGGTGATGACATCTACATGCGCTCTTGGACTGGCACCATCATCGGTCCCCACAACGTA ACTGTTCATGAAGGTAGGATCTATCAGTTGAAGCTCTTCTGTGACAAAGATTACCCTGAGAAACCCCCAACTGTCCGGTTCCATTCACGTGTCAACATGACTTGTGTCAACCATGAAACTGGAGTG GTGGATCCAAAGAAGTTCGGACTTCTTGCGAACTGGCAAAGGGAGTACACGATGGAGAATATACTGGTACAACTGAAGAAAGAAATGGCTGCGTCGCATAACCGTAAGCTTGTTCAACCTCCAGAAGGCACTTGCTTCTAG
- the LOC103841185 gene encoding ubiquitin-conjugating enzyme E2 variant 1D isoform X2: MTLGSGGSSVVVPRNFRLLEELERGEKGIGDGTVSYGMDDGDDIYMRSWTGTIIGPHNTVHEGRIYQLKLFCDKDYPEKPPTVRFHSRVNMTCVNHETGVVDPKKFGLLANWQREYTMENILVQLKKEMAASHNRKLVQPPEGTCF, encoded by the exons ATGACTCTCGGCTCTGGAGGATCGAGTGTCGTCG TTCCGAGAAACTTCCGGTTGCTGGAGGAACTGGAACGTGGGGAGAAAGGTATTGGAGATGGAACTGTGAGCTATGGAATGGACGATGGTGATGACATCTACATGCGCTCTTGGACTGGCACCATCATCGGTCCCCACAAC ACTGTTCATGAAGGTAGGATCTATCAGTTGAAGCTCTTCTGTGACAAAGATTACCCTGAGAAACCCCCAACTGTCCGGTTCCATTCACGTGTCAACATGACTTGTGTCAACCATGAAACTGGAGTG GTGGATCCAAAGAAGTTCGGACTTCTTGCGAACTGGCAAAGGGAGTACACGATGGAGAATATACTGGTACAACTGAAGAAAGAAATGGCTGCGTCGCATAACCGTAAGCTTGTTCAACCTCCAGAAGGCACTTGCTTCTAG
- the LOC108869688 gene encoding uncharacterized protein LOC108869688, with amino-acid sequence MRNKNGKRARVEPLRRTAESVVANKRFGGGSPPSSTLSSASSCLSTTEETKEEVASSWIEEPPVMVVVGCRRCFMYVLVSLARICCPNCKCNDLIMF; translated from the coding sequence ATGAGAAACAAGAACGGCAAAAGAGCCAGAGTCGAGCCATTGAGGAGGACGGCAGAGTCGGTGGTTGCTAATAAAAGGTTTGGAGGAGGATCGCCTCCGAGCAGCACATTATCATCGGCTAGCTCGTGCCTATCAACCACGGAGGAAACGAAGGAGGAGGTTGCCTCGTCGTGGATTGAGGAACCGCCGGTAATGGTGGTGGTGGGATGTCGAAGATGTTTTATGTATGTTTTGGTCTCACTAGCAAGGATTTGTTGCCCTAATTGCAAATGCAATGATTTGATCATGTTTTAG